In one window of Oncorhynchus kisutch isolate 150728-3 unplaced genomic scaffold, Okis_V2 scaffold4017, whole genome shotgun sequence DNA:
- the LOC116373083 gene encoding uncharacterized protein LOC116373083: MVRTLNNMAELRGSRFGRPWPRHGLKLLFWFANDYIVFDNDNQMFANYDPEEGDFGFHHFRNRRECENNVCKRLLPDDGYPFYEVGNLHLTASHSMPNYVRKYNTGDIDTSNMDRLIISMRPDMTVDKVYVTQHEDLRSFDPVNTYCISRGLLMIICGHPFADMSFRNFLEQAGYSTYEPMRYIDQCSSTAQIEFPSPAPRESRDTRMNIEDGSRAAPRAAPRAAPRAAPRAAPGFWESYCLIGDQSSNSFITSNRSDW, from the coding sequence ATGGTTCGAACATTGAACAATATGGCGGAGCTGAGAGGTTCTAGGTTTGGTCGTCCCTGGCCGAGGCACGGACTCAAGCTCCTTTTCTGGTTCGCCAACGATTACATCGTCTTTGACAACGACAACCAGATGTTTGCAAATTACGACCCCGAAGAGGGAGACTTTGGTTTCCATCACTTCCGCAACAGACGTGAGTGTGAAAACAATGTCTGCAAGAGGCTGCTTCCTGATGATGGCTACCCATTCTATGAGGTGGGCAACCTTCACCTCACAGCATCTCATTCCATGCCTAATTATGTCAGGAAGTACAACACTGGTGACATAGATACCAGCAACATGGACCGTCTCATCATCAGTATGCGTCCAGACATGACAGTGGATAAGGTCTATGTGACCCAGCACGAGGACCTGAGGAGCTTCGACCCGGTCAACACCTATTGCATCAGCAGGGGGTTGCTCATGATCATATGCGGCCATCCATTCGCGGACATGTCATTTAGGAACTTCCTGGAACAGGCGGGCTATTCTACCTACGAGCCAATGAGATATATCGATCAGTGTTCTAGTACCGCCCAAATCGAATTCCCAAGCCCCGCCCCCAGGGAGTCTAGAGATACCAGAATGAATATAGAAGATGGATCCAGAGCTGCACCCAGAGCTGCACCCAGAGCTGCACCCAGAGCTGCACCCAGAGCTgcaccaggcttctgggaaagctact